One segment of Salvia splendens isolate huo1 chromosome 20, SspV2, whole genome shotgun sequence DNA contains the following:
- the LOC121781217 gene encoding LRR receptor-like serine/threonine-protein kinase FLS2 isoform X1 has translation MLRELYLGYNHFTGELPQEIGTMPMLESFSLSGNSLYGSIPSSIFNSSTLKRLGLSFNEFSGILPSDIGHSSSNLEVLLLTYNKFSGQIPNSIINASKLTILEITGNSFSGSIPYFGNLKFLQRLLISENNLTGAEFPTQELTFISSLSNCRDLKYLDVASNPLNGLLPASLWNFSSSLQTIKASNNNIMGVIPPQVGNLTSLLNIYMDGNQLRGTIPPTIGELKQLQRLYLGRNQLVGSIPHDVCKMNNLGELSLSSNMLVGPIPECLGEVKSLKMINFGSNLLNSTIPANLWFLTDLVSLRLSSNNLNGPLSSQLGNLKLIRSLDLSANQLSGDIPGSIDGCQTLDFLNLSYNLFSGPIPQSLGKVRGLITLDLSYNNISGSIPECLGEVKSLKMINFASNLLNSTIPANLWSLTDLVTLRLSSNNLNGPLSSRLGNLKLIRWLDLSANQLSGDIPGSIDGCQTLDFLNLSYNLFSGPIPQSLGKVRGLITLDLSYNNISGSIPECLGEVKSLKMINFASNLLNSIIPHQLWNLRDLISLNLSSNFLSGQLTYQLGNLKLITFLDLSFNKFSGDIPITIGGCQSLEFVDLSNNRFEGFIPNSLGYVKGLTILDLSYNNLSGSIPDSLVDLPFLQKFNVSNNELEGRIPDGGFFQNLTAQSFSNNLALCGPSRFLVHPCPKDDGGSRGKKNVQLIIKYMVLSFMLVVVTVIVMLVLIWRQKKKRVPVLSDDVSPLTIEWIRMRNRRRISYIELERGTRSFSEANLLGRGNYGYVFRATLADGLKVAVKVFNFQQQGATESFDAEIEILGSIRHRNLVRLVGWCSYREFRALIVTYMPNGSLDEWLHSNMYALDLIQRLQIAIDVASALEYLHHGCISTIVHCNVKPSNVLLDQDMVAHLSDFGISKLFDGVEGIVYTQAPTTIGYTAPELEMEGKVSTNGDVYSFGIMLLEIFTGKKPTDNMFSKKTSLKEWASEALQQNAVIEIVVPTLFSRQDQRYSDKEQCVSSVFELAIKCLAISPHERINMIKATTTLHKIKETITESRNRYAYPVRILSKY, from the exons ATGCTTAGAGAATTGTACTTGGGATACAATCATTTCACAG GTGAATTACCACAAGAGATTGGCACTATGCCAATGCTTGAGAGCTTCAGTTTGTCCGGAAATTCTTTATATGGATCCATCCCATCTTCCATATTCAACTCATCAACCTTGAAGCGATTGGGACTCTCATTCAATGAGTTTTCAGGCATTCTTCCTTCAGATATAGGCCATTCATCTAGCAATCTTGAAGTGCTTCTTCTAACTTATAACAAATTCAGTGGCCAAATTCCAAATTCTATCATCAATGCTTCAAAACTTACCATCTTAGAGATTACTGGAAACTCATTCAGTGGCTCCATACCCTACTTTGGTAATTTGAAGTTCCTTCAACGACTTCTCATCTCAGAAAACAACTTGACTGGAGCGGAATTTCCAACTCAAGAGTTGACATTTATCTCTTCATTAAGTAATTGTCGAGATTTGAAGTACTTGGATGTTGCAAGCAATCCACTGAATGGCTTACTACCCGCTTCACTTTGGAATTTTTCTTCATCTCTTCAGACTATTAAAGCATCTAACAACAATATCATGGGTGTCATTCCGCCTCAAGTAGGAAATTTAACTAGTTTGCTCAACATATACATGGATGGAAATCAACTGAGAGGAACCATTCCACCAACAATTGGGGAATTGAAGCAACTCCAAAGATTATATCTTGGTCGCAATCAATTGGTAGGGTCTATTCCTCACGATGTTTGCAAGATGAATAATTTGGGGGAGTTGAGTCTTTCTAGTAACATGTTAGTAGGTCCAATACCTGAATGTTTGGGTGAAGTCAAATCTTTGAAAATGATCAACTTTGGCTCCAACCTATTGAATTCAACCATCCCTGCTAACTTGTGGTTTCTCACAGACCTTGTGTCATTGAGATTATCCTCCAATAATCTGAATGGTCCATTGTCGTCTCAGCTTGGAAATTTAAAGTTGATCAGATCGTTGGATTTGTCGGCTAACCAACTTTCAGGTGATATTCCCGGCTCGATTGATGGTTGCCAAACATTAGACTTTCTTAACCTATCATATAATTTGTTTAGCGGACCCATTCCTCAATCCTTGGGAAAGGTTAGGGGTTTGATAACATTGGACTTGTCTTACAATAATATTTCCGGATCAATACCTGAATGTTTGGGTGAAGTCAAATCTTTGAAAATGATCAACTTTGCCTCCAACCTATTGAATTCAACCATCCCTGCTAACTTGTGGTCTCTCACAGACCTTGTGACATTGAGATTATCCTCCAATAATCTGAATGGTCCATTGTCGTCTCGGCTTGGAAATTTAAAGTTGATCAGATGGTTGGATTTGTCGGCTAACCAACTTTCAGGTGATATTCCCGGCTCGATTGATGGTTGCCAAACATTAGACTTTCTTAACCTATCATATAATTTGTTTAGCGGACCCATTCCTCAATCCTTGGGAAAGGTTAGGGGTTTGATAACATTGGACTTGTCTTACAATAATATTTCCGGATCAATACCTGAATGTTTGGGTGAAGTCAAATCTTTGAAAATGATCAACTTTGCCTCCAACCTATTGAATTCAATCATTCCTCACCAGTTGTGGAATCTTAGAGATCTCATTTCTTTGAATTTGTCCTCCAATTTCTTGAGCGGTCAATTGACATATCAGCTAGGCAATTTAAAGTTAATCACCTTTTTGGATTTGTCATTTAATAAGTTTTCCGGCGATATTCCAATCACAATTGGTGGTTGTCAATCATTAGAATTTGTTGATTTATCAAATAATCGGTTTGAAGGATTTATTCCTAACTCGTTGGGTTATGTCAAAGGCTTGACAATATTGGATTTATCTTACAATAATCTGTCTGGATCGATACCCGACTCCTTAGTAGACCTCCCTTTTCTTCAGAAGTTTAACGTCTCTAACAACGAATTAGAGGGGAGAATTCCAGATGGAGGTTTTTTTCAAAACCTCACTGCTCAATCTTTTTCCAATAATTTAGCCCTATGTGGTCCATCGAGATTTCTAGTTCATCCTTGCCCAAAAGATGATGGTGGTTCAAGAGGGAAAAAGAATGTTCAGTTAATAATAAAGTACATGGTTCTTTCATTTATGTTGGTAGTCGTTACGGTGATTGTCATGCTCGTGTTGATATGgagacaaaaaaagaaaagagtgccaGTACTCTCCGATGATGTCTCACCATTAACGATCGAATGGATAAGGATGAGAAACAGGAGGAGAATTTCATACATTGAACTAGAACGAGGAACGCGTTCGTTTAGTGAGGCCAACCTACTCGGAAGAGGAAATTACGGCTATGTGTTCAGAGCAACACTTGCTGATGGGTTAAAAGTTGCGGTCAAAGTGTTCAACTTCCAACAGCAAGGTGCAACTGAGAGCTTTGATGCTGAAATTGAAATATTGGGAAGTATTCGACACAGAAACTTAGTCAGACTTGTTGGATGGTGCAGTTATAGAGAGTTTAGAGCGTTGATTGTGACTTACATGCCAAATGGGAGCTTGGATGAGTGGCTACATTCAAACATGTATGCTCTTGATCTTATACAGAGACTTCAAATTGCAATAGATGTTGCTTCAGCATTGGAATATCTTCACCATGGTTGTATCTCTACAATCGTTCACTGTAACGTAAAGCCAAGCAATGTGTTGCTCGATCAAGACATGGTTGCTCATCTCTCTGATTTTGGCATTTCCAAGCTTTTCGATGGAGTGGAAGGTATCGTCTATACACAAGCACCAACAACCATTGGTTACACAGCTCCAG AATTGGAAATGGAGGGGAAAGTATCAACAAATggggatgtgtatagtttcGGGATAATGCTTCTGGAGATTTTCACAGGGAAGAAGCCAACAGATAATATGTTTAGCAAGAAAACGAGCCTAAAAGAGTGGGCAAGTGAAGCATTACAACAAAATGCGGTAATTGAAATTGTGGTGCCTACTTTGTTCTCAAGGCAAGATCAACGTTACTCTGACAAGGAGCAATGCGTGTCATCAGTTTTTGAGCTGGCAATAAAATGTTTAGCCATTTCACCTCATGAAAGAATCAACATGATTAAAGCAACAACGACCCTCCACAAGATCAAAGAAACAATTACAGAAAGTCGTAATCGATATGCTTATCCTGTTAGAATTTTGTCTAAGTATTGA
- the LOC121781217 gene encoding LRR receptor-like serine/threonine-protein kinase FLS2 isoform X2, producing MLRELYLGYNHFTGELPQEIGTMPMLESFSLSGNSLYGSIPSSIFNSSTLKRLGLSFNEFSGILPSDIGHSSSNLEVLLLTYNKFSGQIPNSIINASKLTILEITGNSFSGSIPYFGNLKFLQRLLISENNLTGAEFPTQELTFISSLSNCRDLKYLDVASNPLNGLLPASLWNFSSSLQTIKASNNNIMGVIPPQVGNLTSLLNIYMDGNQLRGTIPPTIGELKQLQRLYLGRNQLVGSIPHDVCKMNNLGELSLSSNMLVGPIPECLGEVKSLKMINFGSNLLNSTIPANLWFLTDLVSLRLSSNNLNGPLSSQLGNLKLIRSLDLSANQLSGDIPGSIDGCQTLDFLNLSYNLFSGPIPQSLGKVRGLITLDLSYNNISGSIPECLGEVKSLKMINFASNLLNSTIPANLWSLTDLVTLRLSSNNLNGPLSSRLGNLKLIRWLDLSANQLSGDIPGSIDGCQTLDFLNLSYNLFSGPIPQSLGKVRGLITLDLSYNNISGSIPECLGEVKSLKMINFASNLLNSIIPHQLWNLRDLISLNLSSNFLSGQLTYQLGNLKLITFLDLSFNKFSGDIPITIGGCQSLEFVDLSNNRFEGFIPNSLGYVKGLTILDLSYNNLSGSIPDSLVDLPFLQKFNVSNNELEGRIPDGGFFQNLTAQSFSNNLALCGPSRFLVHPCPKDDGGSRGKKNVQLIIKYMVLSFMLVVVTVIVMLVLIWRQKKKRVPVLSDDVSPLTIEWIRMRNRRRISYIELERGTRSFSEANLLGRGNYGYVFRATLADGLKVAVKVFNFQQQGATESFDAEIEILGSIRHRNLVRLVGWCSYREFRALIVTYMPNGSLDEWLHSNMYALDLIQRLQIAIDVASALEYLHHGCISTIVHCNVKPSNVLLDQDMVAHLSDFGISKLFDGVEGIVYTQAPTTIGYTAPELEMEGKVSTNGDVYSFGIMLLEIFTGKKPTDNMFSKKTSLKEWASEALQQNAVIEIVVPTLFSRLFPSRIKSRCQYMP from the exons ATGCTTAGAGAATTGTACTTGGGATACAATCATTTCACAG GTGAATTACCACAAGAGATTGGCACTATGCCAATGCTTGAGAGCTTCAGTTTGTCCGGAAATTCTTTATATGGATCCATCCCATCTTCCATATTCAACTCATCAACCTTGAAGCGATTGGGACTCTCATTCAATGAGTTTTCAGGCATTCTTCCTTCAGATATAGGCCATTCATCTAGCAATCTTGAAGTGCTTCTTCTAACTTATAACAAATTCAGTGGCCAAATTCCAAATTCTATCATCAATGCTTCAAAACTTACCATCTTAGAGATTACTGGAAACTCATTCAGTGGCTCCATACCCTACTTTGGTAATTTGAAGTTCCTTCAACGACTTCTCATCTCAGAAAACAACTTGACTGGAGCGGAATTTCCAACTCAAGAGTTGACATTTATCTCTTCATTAAGTAATTGTCGAGATTTGAAGTACTTGGATGTTGCAAGCAATCCACTGAATGGCTTACTACCCGCTTCACTTTGGAATTTTTCTTCATCTCTTCAGACTATTAAAGCATCTAACAACAATATCATGGGTGTCATTCCGCCTCAAGTAGGAAATTTAACTAGTTTGCTCAACATATACATGGATGGAAATCAACTGAGAGGAACCATTCCACCAACAATTGGGGAATTGAAGCAACTCCAAAGATTATATCTTGGTCGCAATCAATTGGTAGGGTCTATTCCTCACGATGTTTGCAAGATGAATAATTTGGGGGAGTTGAGTCTTTCTAGTAACATGTTAGTAGGTCCAATACCTGAATGTTTGGGTGAAGTCAAATCTTTGAAAATGATCAACTTTGGCTCCAACCTATTGAATTCAACCATCCCTGCTAACTTGTGGTTTCTCACAGACCTTGTGTCATTGAGATTATCCTCCAATAATCTGAATGGTCCATTGTCGTCTCAGCTTGGAAATTTAAAGTTGATCAGATCGTTGGATTTGTCGGCTAACCAACTTTCAGGTGATATTCCCGGCTCGATTGATGGTTGCCAAACATTAGACTTTCTTAACCTATCATATAATTTGTTTAGCGGACCCATTCCTCAATCCTTGGGAAAGGTTAGGGGTTTGATAACATTGGACTTGTCTTACAATAATATTTCCGGATCAATACCTGAATGTTTGGGTGAAGTCAAATCTTTGAAAATGATCAACTTTGCCTCCAACCTATTGAATTCAACCATCCCTGCTAACTTGTGGTCTCTCACAGACCTTGTGACATTGAGATTATCCTCCAATAATCTGAATGGTCCATTGTCGTCTCGGCTTGGAAATTTAAAGTTGATCAGATGGTTGGATTTGTCGGCTAACCAACTTTCAGGTGATATTCCCGGCTCGATTGATGGTTGCCAAACATTAGACTTTCTTAACCTATCATATAATTTGTTTAGCGGACCCATTCCTCAATCCTTGGGAAAGGTTAGGGGTTTGATAACATTGGACTTGTCTTACAATAATATTTCCGGATCAATACCTGAATGTTTGGGTGAAGTCAAATCTTTGAAAATGATCAACTTTGCCTCCAACCTATTGAATTCAATCATTCCTCACCAGTTGTGGAATCTTAGAGATCTCATTTCTTTGAATTTGTCCTCCAATTTCTTGAGCGGTCAATTGACATATCAGCTAGGCAATTTAAAGTTAATCACCTTTTTGGATTTGTCATTTAATAAGTTTTCCGGCGATATTCCAATCACAATTGGTGGTTGTCAATCATTAGAATTTGTTGATTTATCAAATAATCGGTTTGAAGGATTTATTCCTAACTCGTTGGGTTATGTCAAAGGCTTGACAATATTGGATTTATCTTACAATAATCTGTCTGGATCGATACCCGACTCCTTAGTAGACCTCCCTTTTCTTCAGAAGTTTAACGTCTCTAACAACGAATTAGAGGGGAGAATTCCAGATGGAGGTTTTTTTCAAAACCTCACTGCTCAATCTTTTTCCAATAATTTAGCCCTATGTGGTCCATCGAGATTTCTAGTTCATCCTTGCCCAAAAGATGATGGTGGTTCAAGAGGGAAAAAGAATGTTCAGTTAATAATAAAGTACATGGTTCTTTCATTTATGTTGGTAGTCGTTACGGTGATTGTCATGCTCGTGTTGATATGgagacaaaaaaagaaaagagtgccaGTACTCTCCGATGATGTCTCACCATTAACGATCGAATGGATAAGGATGAGAAACAGGAGGAGAATTTCATACATTGAACTAGAACGAGGAACGCGTTCGTTTAGTGAGGCCAACCTACTCGGAAGAGGAAATTACGGCTATGTGTTCAGAGCAACACTTGCTGATGGGTTAAAAGTTGCGGTCAAAGTGTTCAACTTCCAACAGCAAGGTGCAACTGAGAGCTTTGATGCTGAAATTGAAATATTGGGAAGTATTCGACACAGAAACTTAGTCAGACTTGTTGGATGGTGCAGTTATAGAGAGTTTAGAGCGTTGATTGTGACTTACATGCCAAATGGGAGCTTGGATGAGTGGCTACATTCAAACATGTATGCTCTTGATCTTATACAGAGACTTCAAATTGCAATAGATGTTGCTTCAGCATTGGAATATCTTCACCATGGTTGTATCTCTACAATCGTTCACTGTAACGTAAAGCCAAGCAATGTGTTGCTCGATCAAGACATGGTTGCTCATCTCTCTGATTTTGGCATTTCCAAGCTTTTCGATGGAGTGGAAGGTATCGTCTATACACAAGCACCAACAACCATTGGTTACACAGCTCCAG AATTGGAAATGGAGGGGAAAGTATCAACAAATggggatgtgtatagtttcGGGATAATGCTTCTGGAGATTTTCACAGGGAAGAAGCCAACAGATAATATGTTTAGCAAGAAAACGAGCCTAAAAGAGTGGGCAAGTGAAGCATTACAACAAAATGCGGTAATTGAAATTGTGGTGCCTACTTTGTTCTCAAG ATTGTTTCCTTCAAGAATCAAGAGCCGCTGCCAATATATGCCGTGA
- the LOC121781217 gene encoding LRR receptor-like serine/threonine-protein kinase FLS2 isoform X3 yields the protein MLRELYLGYNHFTGELPQEIGTMPMLESFSLSGNSLYGSIPSSIFNSSTLKRLGLSFNEFSGILPSDIGHSSSNLEVLLLTYNKFSGQIPNSIINASKLTILEITGNSFSGSIPYFGNLKFLQRLLISENNLTGAEFPTQELTFISSLSNCRDLKYLDVASNPLNGLLPASLWNFSSSLQTIKASNNNIMGVIPPQVGNLTSLLNIYMDGNQLRGTIPPTIGELKQLQRLYLGRNQLVGSIPHDVCKMNNLGELSLSSNMLVGPIPECLGEVKSLKMINFGSNLLNSTIPANLWFLTDLVSLRLSSNNLNGPLSSQLGNLKLIRSLDLSANQLSGDIPGSIDGCQTLDFLNLSYNLFSGPIPQSLGKVRGLITLDLSYNNISGSIPECLGEVKSLKMINFASNLLNSTIPANLWSLTDLVTLRLSSNNLNGPLSSRLGNLKLIRWLDLSANQLSGDIPGSIDGCQTLDFLNLSYNLFSGPIPQSLGKVRGLITLDLSYNNISGSIPECLGEVKSLKMINFASNLLNSIIPHQLWNLRDLISLNLSSNFLSGQLTYQLGNLKLITFLDLSFNKFSGDIPITIGGCQSLEFVDLSNNRFEGFIPNSLGYVKGLTILDLSYNNLSGSIPDSLVDLPFLQKFNVSNNELEGRIPDGGFFQNLTAQSFSNNLALCGPSRFLVHPCPKDDGGSRGKKNVQLIIKYMVLSFMLVVVTVIVMLVLIWRQKKKRVPVLSDDVSPLTIEWIRMRNRRRISYIELERGTRSFSEANLLGRGNYGYVFRATLADGLKVAVKVFNFQQQGATESFDAEIEILGSIRHRNLVRLVGWCSYREFRALIVTYMPNGSLDEWLHSNMYALDLIQRLQIAIDVASALEYLHHGCISTIVHCNVKPSNVLLDQDMVAHLSDFGISKLFDGVEGIVYTQAPTTIGYTAPDCFLQESRAAANICRDQNH from the exons ATGCTTAGAGAATTGTACTTGGGATACAATCATTTCACAG GTGAATTACCACAAGAGATTGGCACTATGCCAATGCTTGAGAGCTTCAGTTTGTCCGGAAATTCTTTATATGGATCCATCCCATCTTCCATATTCAACTCATCAACCTTGAAGCGATTGGGACTCTCATTCAATGAGTTTTCAGGCATTCTTCCTTCAGATATAGGCCATTCATCTAGCAATCTTGAAGTGCTTCTTCTAACTTATAACAAATTCAGTGGCCAAATTCCAAATTCTATCATCAATGCTTCAAAACTTACCATCTTAGAGATTACTGGAAACTCATTCAGTGGCTCCATACCCTACTTTGGTAATTTGAAGTTCCTTCAACGACTTCTCATCTCAGAAAACAACTTGACTGGAGCGGAATTTCCAACTCAAGAGTTGACATTTATCTCTTCATTAAGTAATTGTCGAGATTTGAAGTACTTGGATGTTGCAAGCAATCCACTGAATGGCTTACTACCCGCTTCACTTTGGAATTTTTCTTCATCTCTTCAGACTATTAAAGCATCTAACAACAATATCATGGGTGTCATTCCGCCTCAAGTAGGAAATTTAACTAGTTTGCTCAACATATACATGGATGGAAATCAACTGAGAGGAACCATTCCACCAACAATTGGGGAATTGAAGCAACTCCAAAGATTATATCTTGGTCGCAATCAATTGGTAGGGTCTATTCCTCACGATGTTTGCAAGATGAATAATTTGGGGGAGTTGAGTCTTTCTAGTAACATGTTAGTAGGTCCAATACCTGAATGTTTGGGTGAAGTCAAATCTTTGAAAATGATCAACTTTGGCTCCAACCTATTGAATTCAACCATCCCTGCTAACTTGTGGTTTCTCACAGACCTTGTGTCATTGAGATTATCCTCCAATAATCTGAATGGTCCATTGTCGTCTCAGCTTGGAAATTTAAAGTTGATCAGATCGTTGGATTTGTCGGCTAACCAACTTTCAGGTGATATTCCCGGCTCGATTGATGGTTGCCAAACATTAGACTTTCTTAACCTATCATATAATTTGTTTAGCGGACCCATTCCTCAATCCTTGGGAAAGGTTAGGGGTTTGATAACATTGGACTTGTCTTACAATAATATTTCCGGATCAATACCTGAATGTTTGGGTGAAGTCAAATCTTTGAAAATGATCAACTTTGCCTCCAACCTATTGAATTCAACCATCCCTGCTAACTTGTGGTCTCTCACAGACCTTGTGACATTGAGATTATCCTCCAATAATCTGAATGGTCCATTGTCGTCTCGGCTTGGAAATTTAAAGTTGATCAGATGGTTGGATTTGTCGGCTAACCAACTTTCAGGTGATATTCCCGGCTCGATTGATGGTTGCCAAACATTAGACTTTCTTAACCTATCATATAATTTGTTTAGCGGACCCATTCCTCAATCCTTGGGAAAGGTTAGGGGTTTGATAACATTGGACTTGTCTTACAATAATATTTCCGGATCAATACCTGAATGTTTGGGTGAAGTCAAATCTTTGAAAATGATCAACTTTGCCTCCAACCTATTGAATTCAATCATTCCTCACCAGTTGTGGAATCTTAGAGATCTCATTTCTTTGAATTTGTCCTCCAATTTCTTGAGCGGTCAATTGACATATCAGCTAGGCAATTTAAAGTTAATCACCTTTTTGGATTTGTCATTTAATAAGTTTTCCGGCGATATTCCAATCACAATTGGTGGTTGTCAATCATTAGAATTTGTTGATTTATCAAATAATCGGTTTGAAGGATTTATTCCTAACTCGTTGGGTTATGTCAAAGGCTTGACAATATTGGATTTATCTTACAATAATCTGTCTGGATCGATACCCGACTCCTTAGTAGACCTCCCTTTTCTTCAGAAGTTTAACGTCTCTAACAACGAATTAGAGGGGAGAATTCCAGATGGAGGTTTTTTTCAAAACCTCACTGCTCAATCTTTTTCCAATAATTTAGCCCTATGTGGTCCATCGAGATTTCTAGTTCATCCTTGCCCAAAAGATGATGGTGGTTCAAGAGGGAAAAAGAATGTTCAGTTAATAATAAAGTACATGGTTCTTTCATTTATGTTGGTAGTCGTTACGGTGATTGTCATGCTCGTGTTGATATGgagacaaaaaaagaaaagagtgccaGTACTCTCCGATGATGTCTCACCATTAACGATCGAATGGATAAGGATGAGAAACAGGAGGAGAATTTCATACATTGAACTAGAACGAGGAACGCGTTCGTTTAGTGAGGCCAACCTACTCGGAAGAGGAAATTACGGCTATGTGTTCAGAGCAACACTTGCTGATGGGTTAAAAGTTGCGGTCAAAGTGTTCAACTTCCAACAGCAAGGTGCAACTGAGAGCTTTGATGCTGAAATTGAAATATTGGGAAGTATTCGACACAGAAACTTAGTCAGACTTGTTGGATGGTGCAGTTATAGAGAGTTTAGAGCGTTGATTGTGACTTACATGCCAAATGGGAGCTTGGATGAGTGGCTACATTCAAACATGTATGCTCTTGATCTTATACAGAGACTTCAAATTGCAATAGATGTTGCTTCAGCATTGGAATATCTTCACCATGGTTGTATCTCTACAATCGTTCACTGTAACGTAAAGCCAAGCAATGTGTTGCTCGATCAAGACATGGTTGCTCATCTCTCTGATTTTGGCATTTCCAAGCTTTTCGATGGAGTGGAAGGTATCGTCTATACACAAGCACCAACAACCATTGGTTACACAGCTCCAG ATTGTTTCCTTCAAGAATCAAGAGCCGCTGCCAATATATGCCGTGATCAAAACCATTAA